CTCTGCCCAGACTCTCCGAACAGGAGACCGCGGCGCTGAACGATCTCTACAGACGCGGCACACCTGAAAACACCCTGCGCGCCTATGAGCGCGATCTGGTCTATATCGCAGCCTGGAAACGAACGCGGCTCGATGCGGGCCTGACATGGCCCGAAGACGAAACCACCGCCCTGCTCTTCCTGCTCGATCACAGCCGAGATCTCGGCCCTGCGGATATAGCAGACCCGGCGCGCGGCACCGCCGAGACCCTGATCGCCGCCGGGTTGCGCCGCAGCCTGGCCTGCCCGGCGCCGGCGAGCCTCGACCGGCGCATCGCCTCATGGCGCAGCTTTCACCGGATGAAAGGGCTCGCCAGCCCGTTCGACAGCCCCGCACTGCGGCAGGCACGCGCGAAGGCGCGCCGAGCCAATGCCCGGCCCCGCGCGCCGAAATCGGCCAACCCGATCACCCGCGAGGTGCTCACCGCGCTGCTCGACACCTGCGGCCCGGGGCTGCGCGGGATCCGCGACCGGGCGCTGCTGACCCTGGGATGGGCCAGCGGCGGACGGCGGCGGTCGGAATTGGCCAGGCTGCGGCGTGAAGATGTGGACCTGTCGGAGTTTGACAGCCAGACCCGTCTCTGGATCCAGCTGGTACAGACCAAGACCACAGATGCCGGCGGCACACCCAAGCTGATCCTGCAAGGCATGACCGCGAGGGCGCTGGTGGCCTGGATCGACGCGGCGGAGATCTCGGACGGTCCGCTGTTCCGCCCGATCAGCCGCGCCGGGCGCGCCCTGCCCCGCGGCCTGTCGGCCGAGGCACTGCGCCATATCCTGCGCCAGAGGCTCGTCCAGGCCGGGCTGCCGGCGGATTTTGCCAG
The sequence above is drawn from the Salipiger abyssi genome and encodes:
- a CDS encoding tyrosine-type recombinase/integrase, yielding MTALTAPFTASLPRLSEQETAALNDLYRRGTPENTLRAYERDLVYIAAWKRTRLDAGLTWPEDETTALLFLLDHSRDLGPADIADPARGTAETLIAAGLRRSLACPAPASLDRRIASWRSFHRMKGLASPFDSPALRQARAKARRANARPRAPKSANPITREVLTALLDTCGPGLRGIRDRALLTLGWASGGRRRSELARLRREDVDLSEFDSQTRLWIQLVQTKTTDAGGTPKLILQGMTARALVAWIDAAEISDGPLFRPISRAGRALPRGLSAEALRHILRQRLVQAGLPADFASAHGLRSGFLTQAALDGVPVQAAMRLSLHRSLAQAARYYDDIDPAQNPAARLLEPPE